The Lysobacter helvus nucleotide sequence GATGTGCTTCGGGCGCCCGGCCACGTCGCCGCGGATGCCCTGCGCAGCCAGCGCGTCGCGCAACTGCGTCTTCACGTCTTCGACGAAACGCTCGCGCCCGCTGCGCTTGTCGTCGAGCAGGCGCGCGATCTGCTGGTACGTCGCAGGTTCGAGGTAACGGAACGCGAGGTCTTCCAATTCCCACTTCAACTGCCAGATGCCGAGGCGGTTGGCGAGCGGCGCGTGGATGTCGCGCGTGAGTTGCGCGAGCGCGCGGCGCTGGTCTTCGGGCAGCGCGGACGCCAGGCGCAACCGCGCGAGGTGCCGCGACAGCAACACCAGCACCACGCGCAGGTCGCGCACGATCGCGAGCAGCAAACGACGCAGGCCTTCACTGTTGCCGATGCCGCGTTGTTCGGCGTGCAGCGCCCACACTTGCGCGGCGGCACGCTGGCCTTCCAGCAGCGCGGCGATGTTCGGATATTCTCGATCGATCGTCGCGCGCAAGGGCGCCTGCACCGCGGGCAACGCATGCAGGATCGCCGCGGCGGTCACTTCGCCATCCGCGCCGAGGCGCGCGAGCGAGGCCAGCGTGTCGATCAGCACCGCGGGCGCATCCGGCGCGCCGACGAAGGGATCGCCCGGCGTGCGCAGCATCGCGTCGCGCAACGCCGGCGCGATCGCGTTCGCGGGCGCCTGCGAAAGCAGCGCCGGGAAGTCGAAGGCGGGGGCGAGGGGCGAGGGGGCGTTCAAGCAGCAGGTCCGGTGGTGAGGTCACACTAGCGCGAAAGAGGTAAAGGCCGGGACCAGGGACCGGGGACCAGGGACCGGGAAGATCAAGAGCGTTGGCTCTTCCTGGTCCCCGGTCCCCGGTCCCCGGTCCCGAGATCTCGCAAGCGCTGCGCCAGCCGCTTCGGCGACACCCCCGCCCGCGCGCCCAGTTCCTGCGCGAACAGCGACACGCGCAGTTCCTCCAGGTCCCAGCGCAACGCCTGCCAGTCCGGTTCGCCCAGCAGGTCATTGGCGGCCGCCGACGCCACCGCATCGGCGAAGGGCTTGAGCTCCAGCATCCGGGCCTGGTCCTTGCCCGGGTCGCGCAGGGCGCGTTCGCTGCGCAGCACCAGTGCGCGCAGGTAACGCGGGTAATCGGCGAGCGCGGTGGCGGGCACGTCGCGCAGGAAGCCCGGCGGCACCAACTGCGCGAGCTGCGCCCGCATGTCGTCCAGGTTGCCCGAGGCCCAGCCGACCAGCTTCGGGTCCAGGCCCGCGCGCACGTCGGCCACCAGCCCGAGGATCGCCTGCGCCTGCTGCAGGCGCGCCATCGCTTCGGGGAACAGGCCCTTGGCAATCGCATCGCGGCGGTGCGCGAAGGCGTCCGCGTCGCGGATGTCCTCCAGCCCCTGCGCGGACAGGGCGGCGAATGCCCCATCGACCAGGTCCGCGCGCAGGCGGTCGCTGTCGTTGCCCGCCATCGTGCGCGGCGCGGCGGATTCGATGGCCGCATACAACAACGCGGTCTTCGGCTGGACGGGCAACTGCTTGCGCGCCTGCTTCAAGCGATCGGCGAGCGCGAGGTGCAGCAAGCGCCGCACGCCTTCGGGATGGCGCCGCGCGGCTTCCTCGCGATTGGCGTGCACGTGCAGCGCAACGCTGTCGCCGCGATCCTCGAGCGCGGGATACGCAGGCACGCCGCCCGCGCCCGGCACGGAGACGGGAATCGCGCGCTCGGGAAACACGACCAGCCCCTGCGCCGCCATGCCTTCGGAGGCACGCGCCGCAAACGCCGCTTCTGCGCGCGCACTGAATCGTTCGCGCAATTCCGAAAGGTCGCGCGTCTCCGCAAGCACCCGCGCTTCACCCCCGGTCCCTGGTCCCCGGTCCCGGGTCCCCGCATCGAGCAGTCGCAGGTTCGCGTGGAAATGCGCCTCCACCGTTTCCGGTGCGAAATCGGTCGTCGCCACCGCCACGCCCGTCAGCTTGTGCAGGAAGCGCGCAAGCGCGCCTTCGATGCTGTCCGCCGTCGGTTCCGGGAACGCCTCCGCGAACGCGCGCGCGAAATCCGGCGCCGGCACGAAGTTGCGCCGCAATGCCTTCGGCAACGACTTGATGAGCGCCGCGGCCTTGTCGGCGATGAACCCGGGCGCCAGCCACGACAAGCGCGCCGGATCCAGCGCATTCAACAAATGCAGCGGCACCACGATCGTCATGCCGTCGTCCGGCGCGCCCGGTTCGAAGCGATACCGCACCGCCAGCCGCGCATCGCCCAGCGCAAGCCACGGCGGGAACCGCATCGCGTCGCTCTGGTCGCCGACCATCAGGTCGGCGAGCGACCAGTCGAGCGCGAGCTTCGCCTCCTTCGACAACCGCCCGTACCAAGCATCCAGCGCCTGCGCGTTGTGCACGTGCGGCGGCAGGCGATCGAGGTACCACTGCGCCTGCCACTCCTCGTCGACCACCAGACCTGCGCGGCGCTGCTTGGCTTCTTCTTCCTTCGCCTTCGCCAGCGTGGCCAGGTTGCGCGGCAGGAACGCACTGCGCGTGTTGATCTCGCCCGTCAGCAACGCATCGCGCACGAAGATCTGCCGCGCTTCTTCCGGGAACAGCGCGCCGTAATGGATCGGGCGCTTGGGCGCGAGCACCAGGCCAAACAGGGAAATCTGTTCGCTGCCGACCACGCGCCCCTGCGAACGCGCCCAGCGCGGATCGTGCTGGCGCCGGGCAAGCAGGTGCGGCAGCGCGTCGATCGCCCATTCGGGTTCGATCGCGGCGTTGGTGAGCGACCACACGCGCTCGGTATCGAGGAGCGTTGCGGACAACACCCACGGCGGTGGCTTCTTCGCCAGCGGCGAGCCCGGGAACAACTGGAACTTGCGCCCGCGCGGCCCGTCGTACAGCCCGCGATCGCCGCGGTTGCCGAGTTGCGTCGGCAAGCCCGTCATCAACGCGCGGTGCAAATCCGCGTAATGCGCGTCCGTGTCGTTCTGCTGCCAGCCCAGTTCGTCGCACAGCAGTTTCAGCTGGCGATGCAGTTCGCGCCATTCGCGCAGGCGCAGGAAGCCGAGGAAGTGTTTCTCGGCCCACGCGCGCAGCTTCGACTGCGTGAGGTCTTCGTGCGCGACGCGGTAGGCGTCCCACAGCTTGAGGATGCCGACGAATTCCGACTTCGGATCGGCGAACAGCGCATGCGCCGTGTCGGCCGCGCCGCGCTGGTCCGACGGACGCTCGCGCGGATCCTGGATGCCGAGGAACGCGGCGATGACGAGCATCTCGCGCAGGCAGCCGATGTCCTTCGCCGCCACCAGCATGCGCGCCAGCTTCACGTCCACCGGCATCCGCGCCATCGTGCGGCCGATCGCGGTGAGCTTGCGCGCCTGGCGTGCTTCGTTGGAGCCGCCCTCTTCCACCGCACCAAGTTCATGCAGCTGCTGCCAGCCATCCGCCACCGCGCGCGGATCGGGCGGTTCGAGGAACGGGAAGTCTTCGATGCCGCCCAGGCCCAGCGACAGCATCCGCAGGATCACGCCCGCGAGCGCGGCGCGGCGGATTTCCGGATCGGTGAAGCGCGCGCGCGATTCGAAATCCGGTTCCGAATACAGGCGATAGCACGTGCCCGGCGCGATGCGCCCGCACCGCCCCTTGCGCTGGTCGGCACTGGCCTGGCTGATCGGTTCGATGTGCAGGCGATCGAGTTTCTGCCGCGGGCTGTAGCGCTTCACGCGCGCCAGGCCCGGATCGACCACCGCGTGGATGCGCGGCACGGTCAACGAGGTTTCCGCCACGTTGGTCGCGAGCACGATGCGCCGCTGCGGGCCGGGATTGAACACGCGGTCCTGGTCGCGCGCGGACAGGCGCGCATACAGCGGCAGGATTTCGGTGTGGCGATACTTGCGGCGTTCCAGCGCCTGGTGCGCGTCGCGGATTTCACGCTCGCCCGGCAGGAAGATCAGCGTGTCGCCCATCGGGCGTTCGCGCGCGATTTCGTCGAAGGCCGCGACGATGCCGTCGAGCGTGGTGCGATCGCCTGCCTCGTCGCCTTCGCCTTCCAGCGGGCGATAGCGCACTTCCACCGGATACCCGCGCCCTTCCACGCTCACCACCGGCGCATCGTTGAAGTGCGCCGCGAAGCGCGCGGTGTCGATGGTCGCCGAGGTCACGATGACCTTGAGATCGCGCCGGCGTTCGAGCAGCTGCTTCAGGTACCCCAGCAGGAAATCGATGTTGAGGCTGCGCTCGTGCGCTTCGT carries:
- the hrpA gene encoding ATP-dependent RNA helicase HrpA, which translates into the protein MESSAKTASGRARNAIEGALSKDRGRLLGLWQRWNAKPEDEALRDAFAQALQRSVTVREARAAALPKAGVAPDLPIAAEAERIVELIRKHPVVVIAGETGSGKTTQIPKLCLAAGRGAAGMIGCTQPRRIAARAVARRVAEELQVPVGGAVGFQVRFTDHVSEQTAIKFMTDGILLAEIQSDRWLSAYDTIIVDEAHERSLNIDFLLGYLKQLLERRRDLKVIVTSATIDTARFAAHFNDAPVVSVEGRGYPVEVRYRPLEGEGDEAGDRTTLDGIVAAFDEIARERPMGDTLIFLPGEREIRDAHQALERRKYRHTEILPLYARLSARDQDRVFNPGPQRRIVLATNVAETSLTVPRIHAVVDPGLARVKRYSPRQKLDRLHIEPISQASADQRKGRCGRIAPGTCYRLYSEPDFESRARFTDPEIRRAALAGVILRMLSLGLGGIEDFPFLEPPDPRAVADGWQQLHELGAVEEGGSNEARQARKLTAIGRTMARMPVDVKLARMLVAAKDIGCLREMLVIAAFLGIQDPRERPSDQRGAADTAHALFADPKSEFVGILKLWDAYRVAHEDLTQSKLRAWAEKHFLGFLRLREWRELHRQLKLLCDELGWQQNDTDAHYADLHRALMTGLPTQLGNRGDRGLYDGPRGRKFQLFPGSPLAKKPPPWVLSATLLDTERVWSLTNAAIEPEWAIDALPHLLARRQHDPRWARSQGRVVGSEQISLFGLVLAPKRPIHYGALFPEEARQIFVRDALLTGEINTRSAFLPRNLATLAKAKEEEAKQRRAGLVVDEEWQAQWYLDRLPPHVHNAQALDAWYGRLSKEAKLALDWSLADLMVGDQSDAMRFPPWLALGDARLAVRYRFEPGAPDDGMTIVVPLHLLNALDPARLSWLAPGFIADKAAALIKSLPKALRRNFVPAPDFARAFAEAFPEPTADSIEGALARFLHKLTGVAVATTDFAPETVEAHFHANLRLLDAGTRDRGPGTGGEARVLAETRDLSELRERFSARAEAAFAARASEGMAAQGLVVFPERAIPVSVPGAGGVPAYPALEDRGDSVALHVHANREEAARRHPEGVRRLLHLALADRLKQARKQLPVQPKTALLYAAIESAAPRTMAGNDSDRLRADLVDGAFAALSAQGLEDIRDADAFAHRRDAIAKGLFPEAMARLQQAQAILGLVADVRAGLDPKLVGWASGNLDDMRAQLAQLVPPGFLRDVPATALADYPRYLRALVLRSERALRDPGKDQARMLELKPFADAVASAAANDLLGEPDWQALRWDLEELRVSLFAQELGARAGVSPKRLAQRLRDLGTGDRGPGTRKSQRS